In Cedecea neteri, a single genomic region encodes these proteins:
- the rpsF gene encoding 30S ribosomal protein S6: protein MRHYEIVFMVHPDQSEQVPGMIERYTGAITAAAGTIHRLEDWGRRQLAYPINKLHKAHYVLLNVEAPQEAIDELETNFRFNDAVIRSMVMRVKHAVTEASPMVKAKDERRERRDDFANETADDADAGDSEE from the coding sequence ATGCGTCATTACGAAATCGTTTTTATGGTCCATCCTGACCAGAGCGAACAGGTTCCGGGCATGATCGAACGTTACACTGGTGCAATCACTGCAGCAGCAGGTACGATCCACCGTCTGGAAGACTGGGGCCGCCGTCAGCTGGCTTACCCGATCAACAAACTGCACAAAGCTCACTACGTTCTGCTGAACGTTGAAGCTCCGCAGGAAGCGATCGATGAGCTGGAAACTAACTTCCGCTTCAACGACGCCGTTATCCGCAGCATGGTTATGCGCGTTAAGCACGCGGTTACCGAAGCATCTCCAATGGTTAAAGCGAAAGACGAGCGCCGTGAGCGTCGCGATGATTTCGCTAACGAAACCGCTGATGATGCAGATGCTGGGGATTCTGAAGAGTAA
- the priB gene encoding primosomal replication protein N encodes MANRLALSGTVCKTPLRKVSPSGIPHCQFVLEHRSVQEEAGLNRQAWCRMPVIVSGHANQAITHSITVGTQITVHGFITCHQMKNGLNKVVLHAEQIELIDSGD; translated from the coding sequence ATGGCCAACCGCCTGGCGTTGTCTGGCACAGTGTGCAAGACGCCCCTTCGCAAGGTCAGCCCCTCAGGAATTCCTCACTGCCAGTTCGTGCTTGAGCACCGTTCTGTGCAAGAGGAAGCCGGTCTTAACCGGCAGGCGTGGTGCCGAATGCCAGTGATTGTTAGCGGGCACGCGAACCAGGCCATTACTCACAGTATAACGGTCGGTACGCAAATCACGGTTCATGGGTTCATTACTTGTCATCAGATGAAAAATGGCCTGAACAAAGTGGTCTTGCATGCCGAGCAGATTGAATTGATAGATTCTGGAGACTAG
- the rpsR gene encoding 30S ribosomal protein S18: protein MARYFRRRKFCRFTAEGVQEIDYKDIATLKNYITESGKIVPSRITGTRAKYQRQLARAIKRARYLSLLPYTDRHQ from the coding sequence ATGGCACGTTATTTCCGTCGTCGCAAGTTCTGCCGTTTCACCGCGGAAGGCGTTCAAGAGATCGACTATAAAGATATCGCTACGCTGAAAAACTACATCACCGAAAGCGGTAAGATTGTCCCAAGCCGTATCACCGGTACCCGTGCAAAATACCAGCGTCAGCTGGCTCGCGCTATCAAACGCGCTCGCTACCTGTCTCTGCTGCCGTACACTGATCGTCATCAGTAA
- the rplI gene encoding 50S ribosomal protein L9, whose amino-acid sequence MQVILLDKVANLGSLGDQVNVKAGYARNFLVPQGKAVPATKKNVEFFEARRAELEAKLADVLAAAAARAEKINALETVTIASKAGDEGKLFGSIGTRDIADAVTAAGVAVAKSEVRLPNGVLRTTGEHEVDFQVHSEVFAKLTVNVVAE is encoded by the coding sequence ATGCAAGTTATTCTGCTTGATAAAGTAGCAAACCTGGGTAGCCTGGGTGATCAGGTTAACGTTAAAGCGGGCTACGCTCGTAACTTCCTGGTACCACAGGGTAAAGCTGTTCCTGCTACCAAGAAAAACGTTGAGTTCTTCGAAGCACGCCGTGCAGAACTGGAAGCTAAACTGGCTGACGTTCTGGCTGCTGCTGCAGCTCGCGCTGAGAAAATCAACGCACTGGAAACCGTAACCATCGCGTCCAAAGCTGGCGACGAAGGTAAACTGTTCGGTTCCATCGGTACTCGCGACATCGCTGACGCTGTAACTGCAGCTGGCGTTGCTGTTGCTAAGAGCGAAGTTCGCCTGCCGAACGGCGTTCTGCGCACCACCGGTGAGCACGAAGTGGACTTCCAGGTTCACAGCGAAGTATTCGCTAAACTGACTGTAAACGTTGTAGCTGAATAA
- a CDS encoding OapA family protein, translating into MPMQFAVKPWLTRIWHAPEHIRLLDPLPPLHRRGIILGFACVILGFLLPGADNDSRPVTRDAQLSVQSQSPMQAELTPSNVPATPVEPPRVEEQTQAPVPHDNNDIEQQWRSYRVAAGQTMAQLFRDHNLPPADVYAMAQVEGDSKPLSNLQTGQMVQIRQNANGVVTGLTIDIGNDQQVLFTRQPNGSFIRAQ; encoded by the coding sequence TTGCCCATGCAATTCGCTGTTAAACCATGGCTTACGCGGATTTGGCATGCACCTGAGCATATCCGCTTGTTGGATCCGTTACCTCCCCTGCACCGCCGAGGCATTATTCTTGGCTTCGCGTGCGTGATTCTCGGCTTTCTCCTGCCAGGGGCAGATAACGATAGCCGCCCGGTCACACGCGATGCGCAGCTCTCCGTACAATCTCAGTCACCGATGCAGGCCGAACTGACGCCTTCCAATGTCCCCGCGACGCCGGTTGAGCCTCCACGCGTGGAGGAGCAAACCCAGGCTCCAGTTCCCCACGATAATAATGATATCGAGCAGCAGTGGCGCTCCTACCGCGTAGCGGCCGGCCAGACGATGGCCCAGCTGTTCCGCGATCATAATTTGCCGCCAGCGGACGTTTACGCGATGGCGCAGGTAGAAGGTGACAGCAAGCCGCTAAGCAATCTGCAGACCGGGCAAATGGTGCAAATCAGGCAAAATGCTAACGGTGTGGTAACGGGCTTAACCATCGATATCGGCAACGATCAGCAGGTGCTGTTTACCCGCCAGCCGAACGGCAGCTTTATTCGCGCGCAGTAA
- the fklB gene encoding FKBP-type peptidyl-prolyl cis-trans isomerase, producing the protein MTTPSFDSVEAQASYGIGLQVGQQLSESGLQGLLPEALVAGLRDALEGNAPAVPVDVVHRALREVHERADEVRRERQKELAVEGQKYLAENAEKEGVSSTESGLQFRVITQGTGPIPARKDHVRVHYTGKLIDGTVFDSSVQRGEPAEFPVSGVIAGWIEALTLMPVGSKWELTIPHNLAYGERGAGASIPPFSTLVFEVELLEIL; encoded by the coding sequence ATGACAACCCCTTCTTTTGACAGCGTCGAAGCACAAGCAAGTTACGGTATTGGTCTGCAGGTAGGCCAGCAGCTGAGCGAATCCGGTCTGCAAGGTTTACTGCCAGAAGCGCTGGTCGCTGGCCTCCGTGACGCGCTGGAAGGGAATGCCCCGGCAGTTCCTGTTGACGTTGTACACCGCGCTCTGCGTGAAGTTCACGAACGTGCGGACGAAGTCCGTCGTGAGCGTCAGAAAGAGCTGGCGGTAGAAGGCCAAAAATACCTGGCTGAGAACGCAGAGAAAGAAGGCGTGAGCAGCACCGAATCCGGCCTGCAGTTCCGCGTTATCACTCAGGGCACAGGCCCAATCCCGGCCCGTAAAGATCACGTTCGCGTGCATTACACCGGTAAGCTGATCGACGGCACCGTTTTCGACAGCTCCGTCCAGCGTGGCGAACCGGCAGAGTTTCCGGTAAGCGGCGTTATTGCTGGCTGGATCGAAGCGCTGACCCTGATGCCGGTAGGCTCCAAATGGGAACTGACTATTCCGCACAACCTCGCTTACGGCGAGCGCGGTGCCGGTGCTTCTATCCCACCATTCAGCACCCTGGTGTTTGAAGTCGAGCTGCTGGAAATTCTGTAA
- the cycA gene encoding D-serine/D-alanine/glycine transporter, translated as MVDQVKVADDAQAPTEQSLRRNLTNRHIQLIAIGGAIGTGLFMGSGKTISLAGPSIIFVYMIIGFMLFFVMRAMGELLLSNLEYKSFSDFAADLLGPWAGYFTGWTYWFCWVVTGMADVVAITAYAQFWFPGLSDWVASLAVVLVLLSLNLATVKMFGEMEFWFAMIKIVAIVALIVIGLVMVLTSFHSPSGVEASFNNLWNDGGWFPKGISGFFAGFQIAVFAFVGIELVGTTAAETKDPEKSLPRAINSIPVRIIMFYVFSLIIIMSVTPWSSVVPNKSPFVELFMLVGLPAAASIINFVVLTSAASSANSGVFSTSRMLFGLAQDGVAPKAFAKLSKRAVPAKGLTFSCICLLGGVVMLYVNPNVIAAFTMITTVSAILFMFVWTIILCSYLVYRKQRPHLHEKSIYKMPLGKLMCWVCMAFFVFVIVLLTLEDDTRQALIVTPLWFIVLGAGWLFIGKKRLANIGK; from the coding sequence ATGGTAGATCAGGTCAAAGTCGCGGACGACGCTCAGGCGCCGACCGAGCAGTCGCTGCGGCGTAATTTAACAAACCGTCATATTCAGCTTATTGCCATTGGGGGTGCTATCGGCACCGGCTTGTTTATGGGGTCAGGGAAAACCATCAGCCTTGCGGGGCCGTCCATCATCTTCGTCTACATGATCATCGGCTTTATGCTGTTCTTCGTGATGCGTGCGATGGGCGAACTGCTGTTATCGAATCTGGAATATAAGTCGTTCAGCGATTTTGCCGCAGATTTGCTGGGGCCGTGGGCGGGGTATTTCACCGGCTGGACGTATTGGTTCTGCTGGGTGGTGACCGGTATGGCGGACGTCGTGGCGATAACCGCCTACGCTCAGTTCTGGTTCCCCGGGCTTTCCGACTGGGTCGCCTCACTTGCCGTTGTGCTGGTGCTGCTGAGCCTGAACCTGGCCACCGTGAAAATGTTCGGTGAGATGGAGTTCTGGTTCGCGATGATTAAAATCGTCGCCATTGTCGCGCTGATCGTTATCGGCCTGGTGATGGTGTTGACCAGTTTCCATTCTCCGTCCGGCGTTGAGGCCTCCTTCAACAACCTCTGGAACGACGGCGGCTGGTTCCCGAAAGGCATCAGCGGCTTCTTTGCCGGGTTCCAGATAGCGGTCTTTGCCTTCGTGGGTATTGAGCTGGTGGGCACCACGGCCGCAGAAACCAAAGATCCTGAAAAATCACTGCCGCGGGCGATTAACTCGATCCCGGTGCGCATCATTATGTTCTACGTCTTCTCGCTGATCATCATCATGTCGGTGACGCCGTGGAGCTCCGTGGTACCGAACAAGAGCCCGTTCGTTGAGCTTTTCATGCTGGTCGGCCTGCCGGCTGCGGCAAGTATCATCAACTTTGTGGTGCTGACCTCTGCGGCCTCCTCCGCGAACAGCGGCGTGTTCTCTACCAGCCGTATGCTGTTCGGCCTGGCGCAGGACGGCGTGGCGCCTAAAGCGTTCGCTAAGCTTTCCAAACGTGCGGTACCGGCGAAAGGGTTAACCTTCTCCTGTATCTGCCTGCTGGGCGGCGTGGTGATGCTTTACGTGAACCCGAATGTGATTGCCGCTTTTACTATGATCACCACGGTTTCCGCGATTCTGTTCATGTTCGTCTGGACTATCATTCTTTGCTCGTACCTGGTGTACCGCAAACAGCGTCCTCATCTGCATGAGAAGTCCATCTATAAGATGCCGCTGGGCAAGCTGATGTGCTGGGTGTGCATGGCGTTCTTCGTCTTTGTGATTGTCCTGCTGACGCTGGAAGATGATACCCGTCAGGCGCTGATCGTGACGCCGCTGTGGTTCATTGTTCTGGGAGCTGGCTGGCTGTTCATCGGTAAGAAACGTCTGGCAAATATCGGTAAATAA
- the ytfE gene encoding iron-sulfur cluster repair protein YtfE — translation MAYRDQPLGELALTIPRVSALFRKLDLDFCCGGKQTLLRAATRKELDLEAIEAQLAALAEQPIEKDWRAAPLAEIIDHIIVRFHDRHREQLPELILQATKVERVHADKPNVPKGLAKYLTMLHQELSSHMMKEEQILFPMIKQGMGTQAGGPISVMESEHDDAGELLEVIKHTTNNVTPPPEACTTWKAMYNGINELIEDLMNHISLENNVLFPRALGGEK, via the coding sequence ATGGCCTACCGCGATCAACCTTTAGGTGAACTGGCGCTGACTATTCCACGCGTTTCTGCACTGTTCCGTAAACTGGATTTGGATTTTTGCTGCGGCGGAAAACAGACGCTGTTGCGCGCGGCAACGCGTAAGGAACTCGATCTGGAAGCGATTGAAGCTCAGTTGGCCGCATTAGCTGAACAACCCATAGAGAAAGACTGGCGCGCTGCGCCGCTGGCCGAAATCATCGATCACATCATTGTGCGCTTCCACGACCGCCATCGCGAGCAACTGCCGGAACTGATTCTGCAGGCAACCAAAGTCGAGCGCGTCCATGCCGATAAGCCCAACGTGCCGAAAGGGCTGGCGAAATATCTCACCATGCTGCATCAGGAACTGAGCAGCCACATGATGAAAGAGGAACAAATCCTGTTCCCGATGATTAAACAGGGCATGGGCACGCAGGCCGGTGGCCCGATTAGCGTGATGGAAAGCGAGCATGATGATGCGGGCGAACTGCTGGAAGTGATCAAGCACACCACCAATAACGTCACGCCGCCGCCGGAAGCCTGCACGACGTGGAAAGCGATGTATAACGGGATTAATGAACTGATTGAAGACCTGATGAACCACATCAGCCTGGAGAATAACGTTCTGTTCCCACGCGCGTTGGGCGGAGAGAAATAA
- a CDS encoding methyl-accepting chemotaxis protein, with product MFKRMKVITLLVTVLIVLGLMQLLSATVFINALNNDKNNFTVSQLSSQNVAEFTDAWIGLNQARVTLNRGMLRIQGSMANQINGGQLQELVATANSLLAEAQSHFEKYQALPDTPGLRPHLSDELEAQYHNYASTLAKMNTFLAQGNLEQMFKQNAEQKQVAMQKVYREWRDEQAELSSQGVRDNQADYQRILWILGVVMLGVIGVIVVSWVAMRRVLLMPLSEVMDHIRAIAAGDLTRPIEAEGKNEMALLANSVKEMQTALANTVSVVRDGADTIYTGAGEISAGSNDLSSRTEQQAASLEETAASMEQLTATVKQNADNARQASRLALDASTTAKKGGNVVEGVVRTMDEIATSSSKIAQITSVIDGIAFQTNILALNAAVEAARAGEQGRGFAVVAGEVRTLAQRSAQAAKEIKALIDDSGERVNAGSDLVNEAGKTMAEIVSAVTRVTDIMGEIASASDEQSRGIDQVGQAVAEMDRVTQQNASLVEESAAAAAALEEQASRLNEAVAVFKISRRAPSLAKAAHVKTPQLKTKQVMPVSDANWETF from the coding sequence ATGTTTAAAAGAATGAAAGTTATCACCTTACTGGTTACCGTGTTGATTGTGCTGGGGCTCATGCAGCTGCTGTCAGCCACGGTTTTCATCAATGCCCTCAATAACGATAAGAACAACTTTACTGTCTCCCAACTCTCCAGCCAGAACGTGGCTGAATTTACCGATGCCTGGATCGGTCTCAACCAGGCTCGCGTCACGCTGAACCGCGGCATGCTGCGTATTCAGGGCAGCATGGCGAACCAGATCAACGGCGGGCAGCTCCAGGAGTTAGTCGCCACGGCTAATTCACTGCTGGCGGAAGCGCAAAGCCATTTCGAAAAGTACCAGGCGTTACCCGACACCCCTGGGCTGCGGCCTCACCTGAGCGATGAACTGGAAGCGCAATACCATAACTACGCCTCGACGCTTGCCAAAATGAACACCTTCCTGGCCCAGGGCAACCTGGAGCAAATGTTCAAGCAGAATGCGGAACAAAAGCAGGTGGCGATGCAGAAGGTCTACCGCGAATGGCGCGATGAGCAGGCCGAGCTTTCCAGTCAGGGCGTGCGCGATAACCAGGCCGACTACCAGCGGATTTTGTGGATCCTTGGCGTCGTCATGCTTGGTGTCATAGGCGTGATTGTGGTGAGCTGGGTTGCGATGCGCCGCGTCCTGCTGATGCCTCTGAGTGAAGTGATGGATCACATTCGTGCCATTGCTGCAGGCGACCTGACCCGGCCTATTGAGGCAGAGGGTAAAAACGAAATGGCTCTGCTGGCTAACAGCGTGAAAGAGATGCAAACCGCCCTGGCGAATACCGTCAGCGTAGTGCGCGACGGGGCCGATACCATTTATACCGGTGCCGGTGAAATCTCTGCCGGCAGCAACGATCTCTCTTCCCGTACCGAGCAGCAGGCGGCTTCGCTGGAAGAAACGGCGGCCAGCATGGAACAGCTAACGGCTACGGTGAAGCAAAATGCCGACAACGCGCGGCAGGCTTCTCGTCTTGCGCTGGATGCTTCCACAACCGCGAAAAAAGGCGGCAACGTGGTGGAAGGCGTGGTGCGGACGATGGACGAAATCGCCACCAGCTCAAGCAAAATCGCCCAAATCACCAGCGTGATTGACGGCATTGCTTTCCAGACCAATATTCTGGCGCTTAACGCCGCGGTAGAAGCGGCCAGAGCAGGTGAGCAGGGGCGCGGGTTTGCCGTAGTCGCGGGTGAAGTGCGTACGCTTGCCCAGCGCAGCGCCCAGGCAGCAAAAGAGATTAAGGCCCTGATCGATGATTCCGGCGAGCGCGTTAACGCGGGCTCAGACCTGGTGAATGAAGCCGGTAAAACGATGGCGGAAATCGTCAGCGCCGTAACCCGGGTTACCGATATTATGGGTGAAATTGCATCTGCGTCGGACGAGCAAAGCCGGGGTATCGATCAGGTTGGGCAGGCCGTGGCGGAGATGGACCGAGTAACCCAGCAGAATGCCTCGCTGGTCGAAGAGTCCGCGGCTGCAGCGGCTGCGCTGGAAGAACAGGCTTCTCGCCTTAATGAAGCGGTGGCGGTGTTTAAAATCAGCCGTCGTGCGCCGAGTCTCGCAAAAGCAGCTCACGTAAAAACGCCGCAGTTGAAAACCAAACAGGTGATGCCGGTTTCGGATGCGAACTGGGAAACCTTCTAA
- a CDS encoding DMT family transporter, with amino-acid sequence MLSGVLYALLAGLMWGLIFVGPIIVPDYPAALQSTGRYLALGLIAIPIAWLGRKRLRELSRQDWFTALKLSSVGNLIYYACLASAIQRTGAPIATMIIGTLPVVIPIFANLLYSKRDGKLPWRRLAPALVVIAAGLIMVNTAELRGEQADFSWWRYASGILLAFVSVACWAWYALRNARWLRENPDKNPMMWATVQGLSTLPFSLIGYIAVCIWMGSHDSGFTLPFGPRPEVFITLMLAIAVLCSWLGNLCWNIACQRLPTVIVGPLIVFETLAGLAYTFMIRQSWPPLLTLGGVLCLTIGVVLAVRSKPEKATVVQVSEA; translated from the coding sequence ATGTTAAGTGGTGTGCTGTACGCCCTGCTGGCGGGGCTGATGTGGGGATTAATTTTTGTGGGGCCGATTATCGTTCCGGACTATCCGGCGGCCCTGCAGTCGACCGGGCGCTATCTCGCCCTTGGGCTGATTGCTATTCCCATTGCCTGGCTTGGACGCAAGCGCCTGCGCGAGCTGAGCCGTCAGGACTGGTTTACCGCCCTGAAGCTCTCGAGCGTCGGGAACCTGATTTACTACGCTTGCCTAGCGAGCGCTATTCAGCGTACCGGCGCGCCTATCGCGACGATGATCATCGGCACGCTGCCGGTGGTAATCCCCATTTTTGCTAACCTGCTGTACAGCAAAAGGGACGGTAAGCTGCCGTGGCGACGCCTTGCTCCGGCGCTGGTGGTGATTGCCGCTGGGCTGATTATGGTGAATACCGCCGAGCTGCGCGGTGAGCAGGCCGATTTCAGCTGGTGGCGTTACGCCAGCGGTATTCTGCTGGCCTTTGTTTCGGTGGCCTGCTGGGCCTGGTATGCTCTGCGCAATGCCCGCTGGCTGCGGGAGAACCCGGATAAAAACCCTATGATGTGGGCCACGGTTCAGGGGCTTTCCACGCTGCCCTTCTCGCTTATCGGTTATATCGCCGTGTGCATTTGGATGGGCAGTCATGATTCAGGCTTTACCCTGCCCTTCGGCCCGCGCCCGGAAGTCTTTATCACCCTGATGCTGGCGATTGCCGTTCTCTGTTCCTGGCTCGGTAATCTTTGCTGGAACATCGCCTGCCAGCGCCTGCCGACGGTCATTGTCGGCCCGCTGATTGTCTTTGAGACTTTAGCGGGTCTGGCTTATACCTTTATGATTCGCCAGAGCTGGCCGCCGCTGTTAACGCTGGGCGGGGTGCTGTGCCTGACGATTGGCGTGGTGCTCGCGGTGCGCTCCAAACCGGAGAAAGCAACGGTGGTTCAGGTTTCCGAGGCGTAA
- a CDS encoding AraC family transcriptional regulator, translating to MQGVPEQFSDERDSAQFRHLPQLPGVELYHAHIAKYAFEPHTHEAFGIGAITWGAERFRYRGEQLVAPTDSLVLMNPDELHTGEAASEDGWQYRMIYLDPNLLESLTGERSWWFNAAVNHDPARARQVSQFIAGLWQAEDTLTQQGLLLNLVEAFRPYARHLPGTHEAANRFALVREYLYDNYMHTITLEDLAGLVSLSPYHFQRQFKACYHVTPHQMLMAIRLWHAKQFLTHGMPAAQVAAASGLTDQAHLTRAFAQRYGITPVRYQKQVTR from the coding sequence GTGCAGGGAGTTCCCGAGCAGTTCAGCGATGAGAGAGACAGCGCCCAGTTCCGGCATTTGCCGCAGCTGCCGGGCGTTGAGCTTTATCACGCCCATATTGCGAAATACGCCTTTGAGCCACACACCCACGAAGCCTTCGGCATCGGTGCCATCACCTGGGGCGCAGAGCGCTTCCGCTACCGGGGCGAGCAACTGGTTGCCCCCACGGACTCGTTGGTGCTGATGAACCCGGATGAGCTGCATACCGGCGAAGCCGCCAGCGAAGACGGCTGGCAGTACCGCATGATTTACCTGGATCCTAACCTGCTGGAGTCGCTGACCGGGGAGAGAAGCTGGTGGTTTAACGCCGCCGTGAATCACGATCCCGCCCGCGCCCGCCAGGTTTCGCAGTTTATTGCGGGCCTTTGGCAGGCCGAGGATACGCTCACTCAGCAGGGGCTGTTGCTGAATCTTGTCGAGGCGTTTCGCCCCTATGCCCGCCACCTTCCTGGGACTCACGAGGCGGCAAACCGCTTTGCCCTCGTGCGCGAATACCTTTACGACAACTATATGCACACCATCACCCTTGAAGATTTAGCGGGGCTGGTGTCCCTTAGCCCTTACCATTTCCAGCGGCAGTTCAAAGCCTGCTACCACGTAACTCCGCACCAGATGCTGATGGCGATTCGCCTGTGGCACGCCAAACAATTCCTCACCCACGGCATGCCCGCCGCCCAGGTTGCCGCCGCCAGCGGCCTGACGGACCAGGCGCATCTGACCCGCGCCTTTGCCCAGCGCTATGGCATTACACCAGTGCGTTACCAAAAGCAGGTTACACGCTAA
- a CDS encoding SDR family oxidoreductase, giving the protein MIAITGASGQLGRLVIEDLLKTVKAKEIVAVVRNPAKVDDFANRGVQVRAADYGDVSALAKAFSGVEKVLLISSSEVGQRAAQHSNIIAAAKQAGVKLIAYTSLLHADKSPLALAEEHIVTEQQLKASGVPFVLLRNGWYTENYLASVPPAIQHGVFIGSAGEGKIASATRADYAAAAAKVLTLDNQAGKVYELAGDHGWTLAELAAEVSQQSGKPVVYQNLNEADFKAALQGAGLPEGFAALLANSDAGAEKGGLFDDSHQLSKLIGRPTTPLRDSVKGAL; this is encoded by the coding sequence ATGATTGCGATTACCGGCGCATCCGGCCAGTTGGGCCGCCTTGTTATTGAAGATTTATTGAAAACGGTGAAAGCCAAAGAGATCGTGGCCGTTGTGCGTAACCCGGCCAAAGTTGACGATTTTGCCAACCGTGGCGTGCAGGTTCGCGCGGCGGATTACGGCGATGTCTCTGCGCTGGCAAAAGCGTTCTCCGGCGTGGAAAAAGTGTTGCTGATCTCCTCCAGCGAGGTTGGCCAGCGCGCCGCCCAGCACAGCAATATTATTGCCGCAGCTAAACAGGCAGGCGTGAAACTCATCGCCTATACCAGCCTGCTGCATGCCGACAAATCGCCACTGGCCCTCGCCGAAGAACACATTGTCACGGAGCAACAGCTCAAAGCGTCCGGCGTTCCATTCGTGCTGCTGCGTAACGGCTGGTATACCGAAAACTATCTGGCCAGCGTGCCGCCTGCGATTCAGCACGGCGTGTTTATCGGCAGCGCCGGGGAAGGCAAAATCGCCTCTGCAACGCGAGCTGATTACGCGGCAGCTGCTGCTAAAGTGCTGACGCTGGATAACCAGGCGGGCAAAGTTTATGAGCTGGCGGGAGATCACGGCTGGACGCTCGCAGAACTGGCGGCAGAAGTCAGCCAGCAAAGCGGCAAGCCTGTGGTTTATCAGAACCTGAACGAGGCCGATTTTAAAGCGGCACTTCAGGGCGCTGGCCTGCCGGAAGGTTTTGCCGCGCTGCTGGCAAACTCCGATGCAGGCGCGGAAAAAGGTGGTCTGTTTGACGACAGCCACCAGCTAAGCAAACTGATTGGCCGCCCAACCACGCCGCTTCGCGACAGCGTGAAAGGCGCCCTTTAA
- a CDS encoding winged helix-turn-helix transcriptional regulator, translating to MSEIIEAPMTLSEQLRNGNLFSDKCPSRDVLKHVTSRWGVLILVALQDGTHRFSDLRRKMGGVSEKMLAQTLQWLEADGFVDRKSYPVVPPHVEYTLTPMGHEIAEKVAALADWIEENLPQVMASREKRDA from the coding sequence ATGAGTGAAATCATCGAAGCGCCCATGACGCTGAGCGAGCAACTGCGCAACGGCAATCTGTTCAGCGACAAATGCCCCTCGCGGGATGTGCTGAAACACGTGACCAGCCGCTGGGGTGTCTTAATTTTAGTGGCATTACAGGACGGCACTCATCGTTTTAGCGATTTAAGGCGCAAGATGGGCGGCGTGAGCGAGAAAATGCTGGCGCAGACGCTGCAGTGGCTGGAGGCGGACGGTTTTGTGGATCGCAAATCTTACCCGGTGGTGCCGCCGCACGTGGAGTACACGCTGACGCCGATGGGCCATGAAATTGCCGAGAAAGTGGCCGCGCTGGCCGACTGGATAGAAGAGAATTTGCCGCAGGTGATGGCGTCCCGCGAGAAACGGGACGCCTGA